In Helicobacter anatolicus, the sequence TATGGATGTACATTGCAAAAAGGGGTTTTTATTGGACCATTTGTAGAAGTACAAAAAGATGTTGTAATTGGAGAGCGTACACGTGTACAAAGCCATAGTTTTATTTGTTCTTTAGTAAGTATTGGTAAGGATTGTTTTATTGGCCATGGTGTAATGTTTGTCAATGATGTTTTTGCAAATGGTCAATTAGCAGTAAGTGAGTTAGAGTGGAAAAAAACTAAAATTGGAGATCGAGTTTTGATTGGGAGTAATGCTACAATTTTG encodes:
- a CDS encoding acyltransferase — translated: MKIIESGVRDVRVEEDVVIISPSNLYGCTLQKGVFIGPFVEVQKDVVIGERTRVQSHSFICSLVSIGKDCFIGHGVMFVNDVFANGQLAVSELEWKKTKIGDRVLIGSNATILPVRICDDVVIGAGSVVTKDITESGTYAGNPARKIKGDT